The Marinobacter subterrani genome has a segment encoding these proteins:
- a CDS encoding methyl-accepting chemotaxis protein, translated as MDFGKRLGLRVKIALPFAITATALIIIGLFAVSTVRNLVSDTDNIADVYLPSVSEILNGDRDLYQALVAQMAYVDASFNNQDGADYIKSFEENSTQARERFKKAVERLEGTGVSDVANGFDAAFDRWLASARRTLELAGSGTPAEARQLATSETSQLFDNLRNFYDEVGAHADRQAQMRASGSSAEGQASSLTILLITVVAIIVSILLFAVFLKLIISSVTALRTQLDNIAQGEGDLTQRVPVETDDDLGKLARSFNLVLENLQSMIRSIQQLTRELGAGATDLARAAKDNNDGVSRQTDSIAMVATAINEMQSAIEEVAGNASRAAEITRDAEEKGKNGARIIRNSSEQVHRLAAQISRAVDVIRKLSDDSNNITSVLDVIRGIAEQTNLLALNAAIEAARAGEQGRGFAVVADEVRTLAQRTQQSTQDIQTMITTLQSGVADIVSVMETGSREAAETENLATEAEQELNAILQAMTNIADVNTSVASATEEQTQVVDEINRSITEINDLAAEGAGRSRDIDGISDSLEGYARELENQTGRFRV; from the coding sequence ATGGATTTTGGCAAGCGTCTGGGACTTCGTGTAAAGATCGCCTTACCCTTTGCTATCACCGCCACCGCCCTGATCATCATAGGGCTGTTCGCTGTCAGCACGGTGCGGAACCTGGTTTCCGACACCGATAACATTGCCGACGTCTACCTGCCGTCGGTCAGCGAAATTCTCAACGGTGACAGGGATCTGTACCAGGCACTGGTTGCCCAGATGGCGTATGTGGATGCCAGCTTCAACAATCAGGACGGCGCAGACTACATCAAGAGTTTCGAGGAAAACTCGACGCAGGCCCGGGAGCGTTTCAAGAAGGCCGTTGAGCGACTGGAGGGCACAGGTGTATCCGATGTTGCCAACGGGTTTGACGCCGCCTTTGACCGCTGGCTGGCTTCCGCCAGGCGCACCCTTGAGCTGGCAGGGAGTGGCACCCCGGCTGAGGCCCGACAACTAGCCACCAGCGAAACCAGCCAGCTGTTCGACAACCTGCGGAACTTCTATGACGAAGTCGGGGCCCATGCCGACCGGCAGGCCCAGATGCGGGCTTCCGGCTCATCCGCTGAAGGCCAGGCCAGCTCACTGACCATCCTGCTGATTACCGTAGTCGCGATTATCGTCAGCATTCTGCTGTTTGCCGTGTTCCTGAAACTGATCATTTCCTCGGTTACAGCCCTGAGAACCCAGCTCGACAATATCGCCCAGGGTGAAGGTGACCTGACCCAACGGGTGCCGGTCGAAACCGATGACGACCTCGGCAAACTCGCCCGGAGCTTCAACCTGGTTCTGGAGAACCTGCAGTCGATGATCCGCTCCATTCAGCAGTTGACCCGGGAGCTGGGCGCCGGGGCCACTGATCTGGCGAGGGCCGCGAAGGACAATAACGATGGAGTTAGCCGGCAGACAGATTCCATCGCCATGGTGGCGACCGCCATCAATGAAATGCAGAGCGCGATCGAGGAAGTGGCAGGCAATGCCTCAAGGGCCGCGGAAATCACGCGGGATGCGGAAGAAAAAGGCAAGAACGGCGCACGCATCATTCGCAACTCTTCCGAGCAGGTGCACCGGTTGGCGGCCCAGATCTCCCGGGCGGTCGACGTAATCCGCAAGCTGTCAGACGACTCCAACAACATCACCTCGGTTCTGGATGTGATCAGGGGCATCGCTGAACAGACCAACCTGCTCGCGCTCAATGCTGCGATCGAAGCGGCCCGGGCCGGTGAACAGGGGCGCGGATTTGCCGTGGTTGCCGACGAAGTCAGAACCCTGGCCCAGAGAACGCAGCAGTCCACTCAAGATATCCAGACCATGATCACCACCTTGCAGTCTGGCGTTGCCGATATCGTGTCGGTCATGGAGACGGGCAGCCGGGAGGCCGCCGAAACCGAGAACCTGGCCACTGAGGCCGAACAGGAGCTGAACGCCATCCTCCAGGCCATGACCAACATCGCCGATGTGAATACCAGCGTGGCGTCTGCCACCGAGGAGCAGACCCAAGTGGTGGATGAAATCAACCGGAGCATTACCGAGATCAACGATCTCGCCGCAGAGGGGGCCGGTCGATCACGGGACATTGACGGGATCAGCGATTCCCTTGAAGGCTATGCCCGGGAACTCGAGAATCAGACGGGCAGGTTCCGGGTCTGA
- a CDS encoding cytochrome b, which yields MQIRNTSNSYGSMAIAIHWLVALAVFGLFGLGYWMVDLTYYHDWYNKAPDIHRSIGMLLLAVMVFRVVWKWLNASPSAPSGHKRWEVRSAQAAHTLLYILLFVAMASGYLISTADGSSISVFGWFEVPSLTGQTKKMEEPAGTVHYWATWAIIVLSVIHTAGALKHHFIDRDDTLRRMLGK from the coding sequence ATGCAAATCCGGAACACCTCAAACAGCTACGGCTCGATGGCAATTGCCATTCACTGGCTTGTCGCCCTGGCGGTATTTGGCCTGTTCGGACTCGGGTACTGGATGGTCGATCTGACCTATTACCATGACTGGTACAACAAAGCCCCGGACATTCACCGAAGTATCGGCATGTTGCTTCTGGCGGTAATGGTTTTTCGGGTCGTATGGAAGTGGTTGAATGCATCGCCATCGGCGCCGTCAGGCCATAAGCGCTGGGAAGTTCGGAGCGCCCAGGCGGCCCACACGCTGCTATATATACTCCTCTTTGTGGCCATGGCCAGTGGCTATCTGATCTCAACGGCTGACGGCTCTTCCATCAGTGTCTTCGGGTGGTTTGAGGTGCCGTCGTTGACCGGCCAGACCAAAAAAATGGAAGAGCCTGCCGGAACCGTCCACTACTGGGCGACCTGGGCGATTATTGTCCTGTCTGTGATCCATACCGCCGGTGCACTCAAGCACCACTTTATTGATCGCGACGACACACTGCGTCGTATGCTGGGTAAGTAA
- a CDS encoding YceI family protein: protein MKKILLASAVSMALTTAVHADEHSGTYDFDNEGDHQFIHFKISHLGYSWLYGRFNEFDGQFVYDAKNPENSSVTVTIDTSSVDSNHAERDKHLRSEDFLYVDEFPKATFKSKRVVPQGEGEADIIGDLTLRGVTREVTLDAEMIGYGEDPWGGYRMGFEAETELRLKDFGIPMDLGKASETVEIIISVEGIRQ, encoded by the coding sequence ATGAAGAAGATCCTGCTTGCCTCTGCTGTATCCATGGCGCTGACAACGGCGGTCCACGCTGATGAGCATAGCGGTACTTATGACTTCGATAACGAGGGCGATCACCAGTTCATTCATTTCAAGATTTCCCACCTTGGGTACAGCTGGCTCTATGGTCGGTTCAATGAATTTGACGGCCAGTTTGTCTACGACGCCAAGAATCCTGAAAACAGCTCCGTGACCGTCACAATCGACACCAGCAGCGTTGATTCCAACCACGCCGAGCGTGACAAACACTTGCGCAGCGAGGATTTTCTCTACGTTGACGAGTTTCCCAAGGCGACCTTCAAGAGCAAGCGCGTGGTCCCACAAGGTGAAGGTGAAGCCGACATCATCGGCGATCTGACCTTGCGCGGTGTGACCAGGGAAGTGACCCTGGATGCGGAAATGATTGGCTACGGTGAAGACCCCTGGGGCGGTTACCGCATGGGCTTCGAAGCGGAAACCGAGCTTCGCCTGAAGGACTTCGGTATCCCGATGGATCTTGGAAAGGCCTCCGAGACGGTTGAGATCATCATTTCTGTCGAAGGTATCCGGCAGTAA
- the parC gene encoding DNA topoisomerase IV subunit A: MPEFQTTDEGFERVALRDYTEKAYLDYSMYVILDRALPNVGDGLKPVQRRIVYAMSELGLKSTSKYKKSARTVGDVLGKFHPHGDSACYEAMVLMAQPFSYRYPLVDGQGNWGSPDDPKSFAAMRYTESRLAPFAEVLLGELGQGTADWVPNFDGTMDEPSVLPARLPHVLLNGTTGIAVGMATDIPPHNVREVTAACIRLLDQPEATVDELCEHIKGPDFPTRAEIITPRKDIRQMYETGRGSLRMRARWIRESGEIVVTDLPHQVSGARVLEQIAHQMQAKKLPMVADLRDESDHENPTRLVVVPRSNRVDLDGLMAHLFASTDLEKTYRVNINVIGNDGRPGVKGLHQILTEWLTFRRNTVIRRLQHRLDKVLARLHLLEGLLIAYLNIDEVIEIIRNEDKPKAELMSRFGLSADQAEAILELKLRHLAKLEEMKIRGEQDELSAERDELQSILGSEDRLRELIKNELKADAETFGDDRRSPIVEREEARAFSEVDLISNDPVTVVLSDKGWVRAAKGHDIEPEGLSYKAGDRFALAARGRTNQQAIFLDSTGRAYSLMAHSLPSARGQGEPLTGRINPPSGATFSGLLMGEPSRKALLVTDGGYGFVTSLNDMISKNRNGKAVVSVPRGAKIMPPVSIPTTEKTLYLGAVSNEGRMLVFPLSELPELAKGKGNKIISIPSARVQNREEYVVSVAVFAEDDQLEIRAGKRKMGLQFSDLEHYLGERGRRGHKLPRGLQRVDAIEVIPSAARAREEQGSESEGSDSE; this comes from the coding sequence ATGCCAGAGTTTCAGACAACGGATGAGGGCTTTGAACGGGTAGCGCTCCGGGATTACACGGAAAAGGCCTACCTCGACTATTCCATGTACGTCATTCTAGACCGGGCGCTTCCCAATGTTGGTGACGGCTTGAAACCGGTTCAGCGCCGGATTGTCTATGCGATGTCCGAGCTGGGGCTGAAATCCACCTCGAAGTACAAGAAATCCGCCCGTACGGTGGGCGATGTGCTGGGTAAGTTCCACCCCCACGGTGACAGTGCCTGTTACGAAGCCATGGTGCTGATGGCCCAGCCCTTTTCCTACAGGTATCCGCTGGTGGACGGGCAGGGCAACTGGGGGTCGCCGGATGACCCCAAATCCTTTGCAGCAATGCGTTACACCGAGTCCCGCCTGGCGCCATTTGCTGAAGTGCTGCTGGGTGAACTGGGGCAGGGCACCGCGGACTGGGTGCCGAATTTTGACGGCACCATGGATGAGCCCTCGGTTCTGCCGGCAAGGCTTCCCCACGTACTGCTGAATGGCACCACCGGTATTGCCGTGGGCATGGCCACCGATATTCCGCCTCATAATGTCCGGGAAGTCACCGCCGCCTGTATCCGCTTGCTGGACCAGCCGGAGGCAACCGTCGACGAACTCTGCGAACACATCAAGGGGCCGGATTTCCCCACCCGTGCGGAAATTATTACTCCGCGCAAGGATATCCGGCAGATGTATGAAACCGGTCGTGGCTCACTGCGTATGCGTGCCCGCTGGATTCGGGAAAGCGGTGAGATTGTGGTAACCGACCTTCCGCATCAGGTCTCGGGGGCCAGGGTCCTCGAGCAGATTGCCCATCAGATGCAGGCCAAGAAGCTGCCTATGGTGGCCGACCTGCGCGATGAATCGGATCATGAGAACCCGACCCGTCTGGTGGTTGTTCCGCGCTCCAACCGGGTCGATCTTGATGGCCTGATGGCGCACCTGTTCGCCAGCACCGATCTTGAGAAGACCTACCGGGTCAATATCAATGTGATCGGCAATGACGGCCGGCCCGGAGTCAAGGGCCTGCACCAGATTCTCACCGAGTGGCTGACCTTCCGCCGGAACACCGTGATCCGGCGTCTCCAGCACCGCCTCGACAAGGTTCTGGCGCGCCTGCACCTTCTCGAGGGCTTGCTGATTGCCTACCTCAATATTGACGAGGTCATCGAGATAATCCGCAACGAGGACAAGCCCAAGGCCGAGTTGATGTCCCGTTTCGGGCTTTCGGCCGACCAGGCCGAAGCGATCCTCGAGCTGAAGCTGCGCCACCTGGCGAAGCTGGAAGAGATGAAGATCCGTGGTGAGCAGGATGAACTGTCCGCGGAGCGGGATGAGCTTCAGTCGATCCTCGGCTCTGAAGACCGTCTGCGGGAACTGATCAAGAATGAACTGAAGGCGGACGCCGAGACCTTTGGTGATGATCGCCGCTCGCCGATTGTCGAGCGGGAAGAGGCCCGGGCCTTCAGCGAAGTGGACCTGATCTCCAATGACCCGGTTACGGTCGTACTGTCGGATAAAGGCTGGGTTCGCGCAGCCAAGGGCCATGATATCGAGCCCGAAGGCCTGAGTTACAAGGCCGGGGACCGGTTTGCGCTGGCGGCCAGGGGGCGAACCAACCAGCAGGCAATCTTCCTGGATTCCACAGGGCGCGCCTATTCGTTGATGGCTCACAGTCTGCCCTCTGCCCGGGGCCAGGGAGAGCCCCTGACGGGGCGGATCAACCCGCCTTCCGGCGCGACGTTTTCCGGGCTGTTGATGGGCGAGCCCTCCCGCAAGGCCCTGCTGGTTACCGATGGTGGTTACGGCTTCGTGACCTCACTGAATGACATGATCAGCAAGAATCGCAACGGTAAAGCGGTGGTGAGTGTGCCCAGGGGAGCGAAGATCATGCCGCCGGTGAGCATTCCAACCACCGAAAAGACACTGTATCTGGGGGCTGTTTCCAACGAAGGCCGTATGCTGGTGTTCCCCCTGAGTGAGTTGCCGGAGCTGGCCAAGGGCAAGGGCAACAAGATCATCAGCATACCCTCTGCAAGAGTGCAAAACCGGGAAGAGTATGTGGTTTCCGTGGCGGTCTTCGCGGAAGATGACCAGTTGGAAATACGTGCCGGCAAGCGCAAGATGGGGTTGCAGTTCAGTGATCTGGAGCATTACCTCGGTGAGCGCGGGAGGCGTGGGCACAAACTGCCCCGGGGGTTGCAGCGGGTTGATGCCATTGAGGTGATTCCTTCGGCCGCCCGGGCCCGGGAAGAGCAGGGCTCGGAAAGTGAGGGGTCTGACAGTGAGTGA